GAGGGTTTTGCTTGCGCCCGGCCATTCCAGGGTCATGCTGTCAACCATGTTGAGCGAAGTGGTTGACGGGACGAAAACGGGTCGAATGGCCGAACTCGGGCGGCGTGTTTTAGAGGGCGGGTCCATGACCAAGGAGGAGGCGATGTTCCTGGTGGGGTTGGAGCGCCAGGAGGACATCATGGATTTGATGGCCTGGGCGAATCGCATCCGCCAGCATTTCAAGGGGAACAAGATTCATTTATGTTCCATCGTCAACGCCAAGGCCGGAGGATGCTCGGAGAACTGCAAGTTTTGTTCGCAAAGCGCGTTTTATCAAACCGAGTCGCCGCGGTATCCGTTTGTCGATCCGCAACCGGTTTTGGATGCCGCATCGGAAGCGGGACGTCATGGGGTGACGGCGATCGGATTGGTCGCGGCCTGGAAGGGATTGGAT
The Verrucomicrobiota bacterium DNA segment above includes these coding regions:
- a CDS encoding biotin synthase BioB, which codes for MLSEVVDGTKTGRMAELGRRVLEGGSMTKEEAMFLVGLERQEDIMDLMAWANRIRQHFKGNKIHLCSIVNAKAGGCSENCKFCSQSAFYQTESPRYPFVDPQPVLDAASEAGRHGVTAIGLVAAWKGLDEGPMLDEVCARIEDLRRQGAVRPDASLGLIKSANVANRLKAAGL